TCATGACAATAATAAAGAAGTCTTACGATCtataaatttagtttaatagaatatatatataattttacatttataaattttaattaataaaaaaatacatcacaaaacattatttatcttttgattGGGCATTACACTACTCGACAAGACATCATATATGCCACTCAAAAATTAAGTCAATTTATAACCTCTCTTACTAAATCTCATCTTCCAGATGTCAAGCATGTGTTACGATGTATAAATTAGCTTCGACAAGAATTTTTttcaagagaataaaaaattcagCTTCTAGACTTCAATAACTCTGATTGGGTCGGATGTCCTGACACTCACGATTTTTTACAGGCTATTGTTTTTTATTAGGCGGCTCTTTAGTCTCTTGGAAGATCAAGAAACAAACCACCATTACCGCTCATCCGCTCAAGCAGAATCTAACACAACTTATGAATTTCAATGGATACTAAATGTGTTATAATTTTTACACATCTCTCCTATTCGCCCACCAATTTTATACTGTGATAATCAAAGTGCTATTCATATTGCTGTTAATCCCCATTCCTTCATCTGGTAGCTGATTTGGTGTAGCTGACTTCACCAAGCTTTTGTCTCCTCAAGCCTTCTATCTTAATCtcgttcttaacatttttcatcTTCCAATTTGCGGAAGCATTATAAACTAGTCTTTCACCTTAGCCATGACAACAGTAAAAAAGTTTCACTGTCTACAAATTTAactcaacaaaatatataaattcaactataattttagtctttattatagACAAAtactatactatatatatatatatagttttactttcataaattttaatcaatcaaaaaatacattacaaaacattttttatttttatgtattcttTATGCACTCTTGCAGTTCTATTAcctgataaagaaaaataatgaacaaGTAGTAGTcaaagttactgaattcaagaGAGTAATGGTGTATATATACAATTTAACAGAATCAACAGAATCAACTGCTAACCAATAACTGATTCGAACGAACTTCAATCGAGGTTAAACCACGTGCTGCTTCCTGATGATTagactaattaattattttttcagtaaaataattaacattttaattttagttttgtttctCATAAAATTTAACTCATATATTTTAATccatattaaatatttaatggaGAAAACTAAAGTTTTGACGCTGCATGAGCCAAATAATGTCGATAATGGGTTAAGAACTCAATTAACAAGTTGCAAGATCCGTTAATTTAGAGAACaatttagttttttcttttttaatttaattttaggtAGATTTTTTGGTgtttacaaaatttttgtttaactTATCTAAAGTAGAGATAGAGGAAAATAAGActcatttctttatttttgaagtCTATCAGTAAATGTAAGTACTATAAAAAAGATCTTAATTTTAATAGACTGATAGTGTAATATACCGTCTTtgaatcatatttatttttaattattattactgATGGGATAATATGGATTTAAACAAtgtatatgtaattttttttagattgtgcTTATGGGTGAATAAATACAGATTTGATTTGCAATATTTGCAGCATAATTTGAAAGAAGACAAGACAATTCACAATTAATGTTAGCATAATATATAGTAATTCATTTGTCTCACAAGTAATCATATCCGGTTTCAAAACTTAGCTGAGACCAAATTTGTGTGCCACTGTGTGCGAGCGTCTATTTAGATCAATTTGTAATGTTATAATGTCTAAGATTAGAGAATGTCCAACCCAtctaaaaaagaaaatcttACAACTAAACTAAAATGATTGGAAGTTAGAATTTTCTGCTGGAACCACTTGAGAACTTTCTTCAATCCTGCCCAATTTGTTATTATCTCAGAACCCTCTCCAATTAACAATTTCTCAGCACTCTTTTTTGGGTCTGTCTTAAATCAACCTATACATTTTGGACGTTTCTGATACACCATGATATTGGAAGCATTGAATTATGTTAGCGAAAGATCCAATGGTGTACATTTATTCCATTAACAACTTGTTAGAAATTAGGAAAAAGAATAACAAGTCTTTGAATATTTCAAAAGCTCTCCAAGTTCATTGTGAGGTAGACCAAAGCATTGAAAGTGGCTTTAAAACCCTATCCTGCCTCCACGGATATTTAAGTTGACacctttctccttctcctctttgCAAGCTTGTTGCTCCACGGATAGGTgcatttttgaaaacaatttcattCCTGTGTTTCCAGACACACCAGAACACAGTGAGGAACAACACTATTAGCCAATCATCCCTCATGTAATTAGACCTTCATTAACTCTACTTTTGAGACTTGAATAtgcaaaattcttaattttttattcaatttaagaACAATAACATATTCGACTTCATTTGCATTTGTAGTTAAGAGTCTTGATTTTGAAACAGCaactaactttttttattatgcttTTGCATCCTATGACTATTTTTTCAAATAGTGTTTCGATGCATGAGGCAGTAATTGGTAACTCTCCATCCATTTCTTTTTCCACCCCTTGATCTATATCCATGTCCTCTGCCTTCAATGCTTTCAATCCATGTCCTTCATTCTGCAAGGACTCTGGATACATAACAATCACACAGTTTAGCCACAAGCTGAAACTAAAATTGTTCATTtgagcaataataataataaaaacaggGTGCATATATTATAAGATAGCAGAAGAGATAACCATGTCACGTACTTTTATTCATGACGCCAGCAAAAAATCCTTCTGCATGACAGAACTTGATTAATGAGAAGAaagaatttaaaacaaaaaaataataataatttcaaggaaaaagaaaaaagaataggtTGAATATTACCATTCTTCTCGCATTGTACCAAAAAATCATTAAATCCATCCATAAGATCTGGAAATTTCCCCAGCAAATCACCCACCTGGAAGAACAAATAGTGAATGATCAGATCAAGATAATTCTAGCCTCAGCTTTCTTCACACCAGATTCACTAATAAGTAATAGTTATTGACAGGTTATCTGGTTATGGGAACAAAACAAGTAATGTAGCCAAgaaaatcaatatatataaaagcAATGCTACATGGCCAgcaaatattatcatttttggCCAGCACTTAGCCAGTCATAATTTGCATCCATATTTTCAGACGTTTTGCACACAAGTATATAATTTGCACCTATATTTACTAGAGTTTTGTACACATGAATCAATACAATTTGCACCTATGAATCAATAAAATTTGCATCCACATTTTTTAGAATTTGCACACACAAATGAGTAAAATGACAATTTAATATTTGTGCTGGCAAAATGCGGGTCAAAAATACTAAAAGTTGCTGGCCTCCAAGAGTTTCTCTATATATAAATTCATCAACCATACCGATGACTGCAATTCTTGTCGGGTAATTATTTCCCTGCTGTAGAAAAGTAGACACTTCAAAAATTCCTGGTAAACCTCAGGAGTTCGAGATTTCTCCTCGACTTTTTCAAGGAAAGCACCGACTTGACTACACATACCTGTGGTGATCAGAAGTTGGAGTTTAtgatttcaaatatttaaaacattGCAAAGAAGTTCAAAGCATATGTTTGGCAAGGtaaaagaaattctgaaaatGTTACAACATACATCCGTGATCAAAGTATTGACAAACTCACTTTTCAAAGAGCTTTTATCTTCACAAGTAGATGACATAGGGCACAGGTCAAACTTTTCATGTTCATCATGGAATGGTTCAACACCAGGGTCCTCATTAGAAGCCATGGTACTTTCTTTCTGTCACAGAGAAAGGGAAATATTACCTGCttaataattaactaaaaatcaAAGGGACACACAAATAAGCTGAAAGATTACCTTTTCAACATCCATTGGTACAACAGCTGGTATTGCATAGCTCTTATCAGGAAGAAAACGAGTAAACTCCTCAAGAAGATCTTCATGGCCATGGAAAAGTGCAGCAACCTATGTAAATAGTAAATAGTCCCAATATGATCAAAATGAGTATCTAAATTCATACCCTATCAATACTCCAAACAAAACAAACCgcaaaaaacaaagagaaatagaggCCAATACAAATTTTCCAACACAGAGACATATACAACACAAACCTCTAAGTGAACCTCAGACATAGTCTTGGTTTTCTTTCTGTACATCTCCAATATATCAAGAAACGACTTATAGACACTGTCATCGCCTTGAAACCGGCTCTGCATGAAAAGAATTCAATCCCAGTTAAAACTGTCCAATTCGTGTTGAATTTGCAAAAAGTATAAGAGCTTTAAGCAAGTTGCAACAATTGATTGTTCAACAATACCAATATCAATGCCAACAATAAGATTGGCAGCCTGAAATTTATTGTTGGCcaaaacttttttcttttggtttcttGTGCACAAAATGCAGCTTGAAAGGCTAAcacattcaaattcaacaaaaacTTACCTTGACCTTGCCCACAAAATTTACAGCTTCAACAAAATCAACAGGCTTATTCCGCTGAGGTTGTTCATCCTCCAATGGAAGTgcaatttcatgtttcttaGGCAAGAAGGCGTTAAACCCTACAATTAGATTTCTATGCCCTTTAAATAGCTTCTTCACTCTTGCTACGACACCATCTGTATCAGTTCTACGTATGAACAAAAGAGAGACAAATCAATTTTGCTAATAGAACCAAGATCTCTACTCCTAATAATACAGAACATTTGCATGTCCATAAAAGAAAAGCTTGGAGGAACTGCAAGACGTAATAATGAGGTCCAAAATGATCACACCTTTGAGCCTTGAAATCTTTCATTACTTTTAAAAAGTCAGCATACTTTTTCGGCTTATCATGAAACGCATCCTTCACGGTCTTCAGGTATTTTACGGCATCATCATGGGTCAGTTTCTGAACAGCATTATCAATCGCAGCGTGGGGTTGCCCCGAGCTTCAGTCCAAGAAAAACTTTAGTTAGAACATTTGAGAAATCAACAAGAAAATTTCGGCACATTATCAACCCTATTCAAGCACATTTTAGTAAAAGAAACATCTGATCTTATCAGACTAAGTCAAAACATCAACATAAGGTGCTTAAAAGCAAAAGCAATAAAATTGAATCTCCAGAAGAGACTAAATAATTCTGTAACAAAAACAATTAAGATTCAAGTGCTTCATCAAGCAAAAATGTATCCGATCATAccaaaataataacaacaaaaaaagaaagccAAAAAGCAAATTCAACTTACCGTTCTCCTTTAGAAGATACCATTGGTCTTTTGATCTGAGATCTCATGTAAGCATCCAAGTAACAACCACGAGCAACATTTCCAGACCCGAATTGCAAACAGATCACCATGCACAACAAATAGCCAAACAAATCCCAACAAAAACACAATCAAAAACCATAATTTGCATTACTTCAATGCAATGCAACGTGGTCACAATTTGCAGcacataataatataaaaaaagaaaaaaaaaacgaaattaaaatttttttacagtGATTGTGAAGTGCACGAACTACAGAGTACCCTTCCACAGCAACGtcttttctctaaaaaaaaaacagataaatatgtgaaaaacaaaacaatacaaaacaaaaacgaagaaaaaaaattgaagcttTGTTTAACAGTTTTTTCATCTGTGATTATTTTAACACAATCAGAACCTATGATTGTACCAAAGAGAAACACACCAATGTTAGAGCAAAGTTTATCATTTTCGAAGctacaaaaacaataaaaaaatgaattttatttctGCTCTAATTCATTTCTCTCTGTGCAGAAATAAAGGAATAGAGAGAATAAAAAAACGTACAAAAACTAGAACGTGTGAAGTTTGAGATTAGAGAGTTGACAAATGTGTGTATGCGTATTTATATCATGCGTAATTGGGCCAAGCAATTAAGAAAATTTGGACGTAAATGTTTTTCACTCTCTAATCTTTCTCAGAGATTAATTTCTACatctatatattttaaatttcaaatttatttatgtCTTAGGGTTCTGACCAATCCCGTAATTTTCTTCTTGAGCTAGGAAAAGAATTAGTCAATTAGCACGAAAGTTAGTACCctcaacctttttttttttttttttactaataacaTTGTTTGAATCAAACTTAATAATCCATAAATAGTGATTCGCTTTTATTACGAGACATTTGTTCCTAACCATTTAAAATTGTTTCCGTAACATGAGAACGATATCGTATCCACTTTGTTATTATCTCAAAACTCTCTCCAATTAACAATTTCTCAGCATCCTTTTTCTTATTCTATCTTTAAAGACTTTTAAACCCAACTTTAATTAACTTTCCttcttttgtctttttatttcttttatcgTATTGATCAGGTTCAAACAGTTGTAATTTCATATAAGCACACTGGGTTTAAAATCTGGCAAGGTCAAACCAATTAGGGGGCTTAGTTGCTAGTAGGCCGAATTGGTCTATTTATTCTCTGAACAGGATTTAGATGAGGTCTAATCCTAAAACTAAGggttattttttctcttttcttttttttttaagataggTTGTACAAACTCACCCAAAAAAGAGAAAGTCTACTAATTTATAATCTATTTCTTTTGGTATTGTCATCAAGAATTCGTCACAAATTACAAGTTCTTATCAACGCAACATTCACACCTCAAAAGTATAACAACTAAATTACACAATTGTTACAATCACAAATACTAAAATCACCATTCATAAATTATAAAGATTCGTGTCTCCTCTTCAACCATCCAATGCCAAAAAAACATCTTACAAGAATAGCATCTTTCTAATTTAGATGAGGTTGTTACAACACCCTTAGCCTTTGACGATGTTATGTTTCAGCATATTGTTTAGGGGTATTCATGGATCGAATCGTATTTGTAAATCTGCGTCCGATTCAAAAATTGAGGATACGATTCAATCAGCAAAttgatcggatcggatcgaatcCGCACTTTTACGGATCGGATCGCAGATATCTGCTCTACATCCGTATATCCGCAGATAcgcacaataataattaaaaaataaatatatatgtttggtattatgtttatttgtttgtatgttttagttaataattattatttattattgtattatcttatttttattatttagaaaaaaattgattaaaaatattttaggaataaataagtttaaaagtgtgaaagaaatatttttattgaattttttgtataataatataattaaaaaaatattcaattatagGAATATATCTCATATCCGATCTGATATGACACTAAACAACGCAAATATCATATTCGATCCGATCTGATCCACGTATACCCTATTATTGTTGGAGTTGGAAGAAATGTAACATATATTTCACTAGAGAAGGGGATGGAGAATTGTTTAATGTAAATATGCAAACACATGTTTTGTTATTGTTCCGATTTTCTTGGATGCATTAACTTGCCACTCATGAAATCCTGCCATGTTTCACAAACAATCAGAAAATCTTCGAAAAGAAATTAACATTGTGTGCGGGGAATTTATTTGATATAACACCCTAATTCCTACACCCCGCacctaaaataaagaaaagaagatgaaatTGCATCCAATGGATTATGAAACAACCTTGGATTGTCTCTTGCATTAATACTTTATTTGATTTCCTAAAGCCTGGTAAATTAAAATAGGCAATAaccaacaaaatatttttttgaatttttttttatttcgttttaaaatgtttatttgtgattatattttttaaagaactTATGAAGTTTACAATGAAATTCTTTGGAAAAACCTATCAATCTTTTTATGTAAAACGAAAATATTAGGTGAATATAAAAATcagttataaaatatatattatccagtatatattttatattttacgaTAAAGTACATTTTTGGTTTTTGGATCAAATCCTAATTTGATTCGTAACATCAtctgtttaaaaattttttaaattaaaataggattctaaaatattagagactaaattaagattcaacccaaatgattaaaataatattttactttcaaaaatactatttgtacactaaaattaaccaCTAAAATCGGCtaccaatgtatttgtgtataaatagtATACATGTAtagtttaattcatttttaatgtgtatttgtattctaacatgtattttaGACTGGTGGCTGATTTTGATGTACATGTAGCATTACTCTTTACCTTATATTTTATAGGGTATAGTACTAAATTAGTCTCCTGAGGACATAATCTTGTTTTGGTCCTTAAAGTTTAAAGTGtcttatttgaattcaaaaagattTCATTTAGTTTCAATATAGTTATACCgtgaggtcaaagttaaataattaacgaaatgtCTTACATGACAACAGTACAAGAATAAAGTCGATAATTTAGAGAATAAGTACAAACTCTAGTggcacaaaatcaaccgtggatgtattaatacatttatttatcatttttcttacaatttaaataaaatattttctataaaactaaggagaatgataaataaatgtattgatgtattaattttttatctttaaagtttatatttattctctAAATTATTAACCTTATTCTTATTCTTGTACTGCTATCATAAAAGATATTCcattaattattaactttaatCTCAcgataaaattacattaaaattaaataaaactttttttaaattcaaataaaatatttcaaacttttaaaactaaaacaGAACGAGGCTTATTTTATATTTGCCGTGCCCAcgttaattaaattcttaaaattatttattattttcttgtatcAGAAAAAGTAGTAAAACAATAGATAAATCAggatgtttaaaaaaaaaaatacatgtatataatgctttgcattgttggcatataataataataaatactaataataacataacattttattaaatcaaatattagttatattttaaaatcgacgtatttttaattattcatgTACTTATTTAACCATTTTCTATTTTGTAAATATGTCTAACAATAGTTACCCGAAAAATATATCTGACAATATTTTGGATACTTTAGTTTAATTCAATGCTAGTACGTGGATTAAAAAGGCTAAACAACTTGAGAAGCTAAGGAAGTTGGATTATTGtgcttttaattctttttgtttttttttctgatgATACAAGTAAACTAAGAAGGTTTTCAAGCTTATGAGCATGTGAGCAACGAAAAAGTATTAgttcatatttaaaaaaaaaactttacttTAGGTTTTAAAAACAATTGctgaagtagaaaaataaaatgaactaaATGAATAAAAGACAATATAACACaatgaaatcaaatcaaataatataatcttattaattaattcttattttaataagatataacaataaataaatataacacTTTTGGTTgttttaaaagaatattataaaagaaattgaGTTGGTCATCTTTCATTATATTTCAAGAAAAACTTTTGGAATAAGTTGTATTATGACATCACTCTTTGTTtcatttaaactttttttttccacGTGCATTTAGAGTTACAGATACAAAAGttatattttgatatattcCAACGgtttttgtaaatataataataatttaaaataattatttaccaaACCAAAACTTGCAAAATCACGTTATATCATAAATTATAgtacaatattattattgaatgaTAGTTAAATTATATAGAAATTATTATTACGTGACAAAAAACAAGTTTTGCTTAGTGACAAACTGCTATTATATAGtttgttaataatttaaaaaataactaagattaaaaagcaataaaattaaCACAGAAAAATAACGAAAattaacttataaaaaaattaggataTAGAGTTTAAGAAAATTTGCATCCTCATTAATATTTGTAGTGgggttaaaacttaaaagtgaTGATAATATGGaattactttttaaatatttaatataaataggaaaaaagaaattaaa
The genomic region above belongs to Arachis duranensis cultivar V14167 chromosome 3, aradu.V14167.gnm2.J7QH, whole genome shotgun sequence and contains:
- the LOC107481178 gene encoding paired amphipathic helix protein Sin3-like 2 is translated as MVICLQFGSGNVARGCYLDAYMRSQIKRPMVSSKGERSGQPHAAIDNAVQKLTHDDAVKYLKTVKDAFHDKPKKYADFLKVMKDFKAQRTDTDGVVARVKKLFKGHRNLIVGFNAFLPKKHEIALPLEDEQPQRNKPVDFVEAVNFVGKVKSRFQGDDSVYKSFLDILEMYRKKTKTMSEVHLEVAALFHGHEDLLEEFTRFLPDKSYAIPAVVPMDVEKKESTMASNEDPGVEPFHDEHEKFDLCPMSSTCEDKSSLKSMCSQVGAFLEKVEEKSRTPEVYQEFLKCLLFYSREIITRQELQSSVGDLLGKFPDLMDGFNDFLVQCEKNEGFFAGVMNKKSLQNEGHGLKALKAEDMDIDQGVEKEMDGELPITASCIETLFEKIVIGCKSIIKKE